The region GTTGCTGGtaacttttgttttaaacacaatGTGCTATTTAAGTGTAGTGTTGGTTTCAGATAGGCCTCTGCATTTCATCGAGTGGTACTTGCCACTGCAGTAAGAGAATTGAGGAACGATGATGCTCTTATGTTCATATGCAAAGCCACTTGACTTGTTTTATGTCTTGCTTGGTCATTTCCATCATTAAAGTGCTGAAATCAGAGAgctgtttcttattttttccacatttattgCATATCACTTACTGTCAACCGTGAAGCCTGAGAGTTACTATTGTTTGCTGTGCATATCAACCAATTACAAACCTGTAAAGTTGAGTAGACATGCATACACATATGTTAAAgtccttttccagcataaacattgaccttgtcaggaccagtccacctcatggggaccaaagcccaGTCCTAATAAggcaaaactttatttctgagGTCCTGATTAAGGTCATTAGAGTTTTGTATGAATTGGTCATGTTCGAGGTTCGTGATGCaaaaatgaatggaagtcaattcAATGTCCTGTGAAAgatatgtttttatgtgtggtccaggtattactcatgtagTGGGGTCCTGAAGGTATTACTCATGTAGTGGGGCCctgaatatataataataataacttaatttgtatatgataCCTTTGaatttatagagaaacccaacagtcccTAAATATGGTCAcgttatggggacttgtcttccttatggggacaaaggTCACGGTTAATGTCAAGGTTAAAGTTCAGGTAAATGTTAGATTAGGATAAGAGTCAGGATTAGGAGGCTAGGAGAAGTTTGCAGGAAATCcattaaacatgtgactgtgtgtgtgtataacaataaaatataacaaatactATAAATCATATATAACAGATTATTTTTCAACTAATAATTATTCGTAaattatttccatatttctcttttattttttaatttcccaGGTTAAAAGTGACATCCGGCCCTTACATCAGCTTactggttgtcatggtgattCAGCGGTCTTCCACTTGCCTGAGTTCCCTGTCAGCACAAACATGgcattaaaaactttaaaaaataaaaatagttatAGTCACTCCTGTAAAATCACAGAAGAATAACCCGGACTGGTGCTAAAATCACTAAAAATGACATCGCTCCGGGTTTTTCACACAGGCACGAAGCGGGCAGCTACGATTTCAGGTCCTTCCGGCGCCGAGGTCAGGAGGAGAGACGTGTTGGTTGCGGTGAATCCTTCACTTCGTCCTACACGTGACTCCGCCTCCATTCTGCCGCTGTTATTCACCTCACAagttcacagcaacacaaccGACCACGACAGTAACACGAGTAAGTAATGAACCAACAACGACTGCGGTTTGTTCGTGttgttttatgtgtgaatgTCGGAACGATGGCTaacaccacagactgtatatgtGAAGCTAACACCTCCCACCAGCTAGCTAGAAAACGCCCCCTGCAACAGTGTGTGTTCAAACTTCTTGAATTACtggtttagttttttaaaattattattaatgttggCGAAAGTAGATTTAGTAAAAACAGAAACGAGCCATCCTCCACCACGTATCTGTCTGATTTACAGAAAATGACAGTTGAGTCATGACGAGgaattttcctcttttatcaAACATACTGATTTATAATGATATTCATACCATAATTAAAGTGTGTCAGGTGTTTATGGTTTAACCTTGACAGTGAAGAGTCGTGACAACAGCAATTATAAGTAATAGAGAGCACAGTGGCTGTACAATTGTAAGGTCAACTTTATAACTACTGTTTTAGCAAACTACGAGTTTAACAATACTGTCAATATCCCCCCTTTAAAGTGTCCTTTTAAAGGCTTcaaaagtatatgtatatataatattgtaCTTCCTATTACTGATTGGTTTGGTATGCATTTGAAAGAATTTTGATTGCATTTTGTTGGCAAAGtgagatataaataaagtttggttGATTTGATTGATAGGAGTTCTGTCACATTTACTCTTACTGATATTTTGTGACAGGCACAATGGCAGTTCCTCCAGCTTACGCAGACCTTGGCAAATCAGCAAAGGACATCTTCAACAAGGGATATGGTAAATGGaaacaaaattataattttataataaaatgGTGTATTTATTGACCTCCAGAGGAGGTGgctgttttgaaatgtattaCTGCTCAAACAATagttcctctctgtctttgacCTTGTAGGTTTTGGACTGGTAAAGCTTGATGTGAAGACAAAGTCTCCAAGTGGAGTGGTGAGTTGATTCACATAAGCAGCAGTGCATTGTAGACATTATCTGCTCATTGTAGGTTATCATAGTTGATAAGTCATTGGTGCTTTGAGAACATATATAAGCTATGAGTgataaattattaattttttcaACTCTCTTAGGAATTTAAAACGTCTGGGCTGTCCAACATAGACACCAGCAAGGTCACTGGAGCCCTGGAAACCAAGTACAAGTGGGCTGAATATGGGTTGACATTCACAGAGAAGTGGACAACGGAAAACACACTTGGAACAGAAATTTGTGTTGAGGATCAGGTAAACTGGAAAAGTTATCATGTTGTCAATCATCCCACTAATGACGCACTACTCTAAATCAAGTGTGACTGATGAAAGCATCTTCCTCTTTAGATCACTAAAGGCCTGAAACTCACTTTTGACACTACGTTTTCACCAAATACTGGGTCAGCTAcagttcattgtttttttcaaatgatcaCATGCTAAGAGCACCCTTCCAATGTCTCGCTTcctcatttttctgtttttgtttggtttcacaGCAAGAAGAGCGGCAAGGTCAAGACAGCTTATAAAAGGGAATACGTTAATGTTGGTGTTGATGCAGATTTGGATTTTGCTGGTCCTACCATTCATGGAGCAGCAGTAGCCGGCTATGagggctggctggctggctacCAGATGACCTTTGACTCAGCCAAATCCAAGATTACCCAGAGCAACTTCGCTATTGGCTACAAGACTGGGGACTTCCAGCTCCAcaccaacatgtacgctgtaacATCAAGAAAAAACACTCAGCAGGATTCTTACCTTAACGTCAAATAACTT is a window of Paralichthys olivaceus isolate ysfri-2021 chromosome 21, ASM2471397v2, whole genome shotgun sequence DNA encoding:
- the LOC109626871 gene encoding voltage-dependent anion-selective channel protein 2-like, whose translation is MTSLRVFHTGTKRAATISGPSGAEVRRRDVLVAVNPSLRPTRDSASILPLLFTSQVHSNTTDHDSNTSTMAVPPAYADLGKSAKDIFNKGYGFGLVKLDVKTKSPSGVEFKTSGLSNIDTSKVTGALETKYKWAEYGLTFTEKWTTENTLGTEICVEDQITKGLKLTFDTTFSPNTGKKSGKVKTAYKREYVNVGVDADLDFAGPTIHGAAVAGYEGWLAGYQMTFDSAKSKITQSNFAIGYKTGDFQLHTNINDGSEFGGSIYQKVNDSLETAVNLAWTAGSNGTRFGIAAKYQLDSSASITAKVNNASLVGIGYTQTLRPGIKLILSAQVDGKNINAGGHKLGLGLELEA